From Apium graveolens cultivar Ventura chromosome 9, ASM990537v1, whole genome shotgun sequence, the proteins below share one genomic window:
- the LOC141683923 gene encoding pre-mRNA-splicing factor ATP-dependent RNA helicase DEAH1-like isoform X3: MPDAYDQEGGVNQEKRFSVAVERYRDLNAAEKMNPFAEQEAWEDHQIGKATMKFGSKDKKHDDYEFVFENQIEFIQDEVMKGDNYDGEAYGDSPDESIAKSAFEKLQADRKTLPVYPYREKLLEAVNEHQVLVIVGETGSGKTTQIPQYLHEAGYTKRGKIGCTQPRRVAAMSVSARVSQEMGVKLGHEVGYSIRFEDCTSEKTVIKYMTDGMLLREFLGEPDLSSYSVVMVDEAHERTLSTDILFGLVKDIARFRPDLKLLISSATLDAEKFSDYFDSAPIFIVPGRRFPVEINYTKAPEADYLDAAIVTALQIHVTQPPGDGDILVFLTGQEEIETAEEILKHRTRGLGTKIAELIICPIYANLPTELQAKIFERTPEGARKVVLATNIAETSLTIDGIKYVIDPGFVKMKSYSPRTGMESLLVTPISKASANQRAGRSGRTGPGKCFRLYTSHNYYNDLEDNTVPEIQRTNLANVVLSLKSLGIHDLVNFDFMDPPPEASLLKALELLFALSALNKKGELTKVGRKMAEFPLDPMLSKMIVASDKYKCSDEIISIAAMLSIGSSIFYRPKDKQVHADNARMNFHMGNVGDHIALLKVYSSWKETNFSTQWCYENYIQVRSMKRARDIRDQLEGLLERVEIELMSNPGDLEAIRKAITSGYFPHCSRLQKNGSYRTVKHPQTVHIHPSSGLAQVLPRWVVYYELVLTTKEYMRQVSELKPEWLIEIAPHFYQLKDVEDTGSKKMPRGEGLASDIKR, from the exons ATGCCAGATGCCTATGACCAGGAAGGCGGTGTAAATCAAGAGAAGAGATTTTCTGTGGCCGTGGAGCGTTACAG AGATCTAAATGCTGCAGAGAAAATGAACCCATTCGCAGAGCAAGAAGCATGGGAGGATCATCAGATTG GCAAGGCAACAATGAAATTTGGCTCAAAAGATAAAAAGCATGACGACTACGA GTTCGTCTTTGAAAACCAGATTGAGTTCATACAAGATGAAGTAATGAAGGGTGATAAT TATGACGGGGAGGCGTATGGCGATTCACCTGATGAATCTATTGCAAAATCAGCATTTGAGAAACTTCAG GCTGATAGGAAAACTTTACCAGTCTACCCATATAGGGAAAAGTTGCTTGAAGCTGTTAATGAACATCAG GTTCTTGTAATTGTTGGAGAAACTGGTTCCGGAAAGACTACACAGATACCTCAGTATCTCCATGAAGCTGGGTATACAAAACGTGGAAAG ATTGGATGTACCCAGCCTCGTCGTGTTGCTGCTATGAGTGTTTCTGCTAGAGTGTCACAGGAAATGGGAGTTAAACTTGGACATGAG GTTGGTTATTCAATTCGCTTTGAAGATTGCACTTCTGAGAAGACAGTTATCAAATATATGACAGATGGAATGTTGTTACGGGAATTTTTAGGGGAACCTGACCTTTCAAGTTACAG TGTTGTGATGGTGGATGAGGCTCATGAAAGAACGTTATCTACTGACATTTTGTTTGGTTTAGTTAAG GATATAGCTCGTTTTCGTCCTGATCTCAAGTTGCTCATCTCTAGTGCAACTCTTGATGCCGAGAAGTTCAGTGATTATTTTGACAGTGCTCCAATTTTCATAGTGCCGGGAAGGAGGTTCCCCGTTGAAATAAATTACACAAAAGCACCAGAGGCAGACTACTTGGATGCAGCCATCGTCACAGCTCTTCAAATTCACGTGACTCAACCTCCTGGAGATGGTGATATATTGGTTTTTCTTACTGGACAGGAAGAAATTGAGACAGCTGAGGAGATTCTGAAGCATCGGACAAGGGGTTTAGGAACAAAAATAGCAGAGCTGATTATTTGCCCTATATATGCTAACCTTCCAACAGAGCTGCAGGCAAAAATATTTGAACGTACTCCGGAAGGTGCGAGGAAGGTTGTCCTGGCCACAAATATTGCAGAAACCTCATTGACAATTGATGGGATTAAATATGTCATTGATCCAGGTTTTGTCAAGATGAAATCTTACAGTCCTCGTACTGGAATGGAGTCATTACTGGTCACCCCTATTTCAAAGGCATCGGCAAATCAACGTGCTGGTCGATCTGGTCGTACAGGTCCTGGAAAATGCTTCCGACTTTATACTTCCCATAACTATTACAATGACTTGGAAGATAACACGGTGCCTGAAATACAACGAACCAACCTTGCAAATGTTGTTCTTAGTCTAAAGAGCCTTGGCATCCATGATCTGGTGAACTTCGATTTCATGGATCCACCCCCAGAAGCGTCTTTATTGAAAGCTCTCGAGCTTCTATTTGCACTGAGTGCGCTTAATAAAAAAGGAGAGCTAACTAAAGTTGGAAGGAAAATGGCTGAGTTTCCTCTTGATCCCATGCTGTCCAAGATGATTGTTGCTTCTGACAAGTACAAATGTTCGGACGAGATCATATCAATTGCTGCGATGCTTTCAATTGGAAGTTCGATCTTTTATCGTCCAAAGGACAAACAGGTTCATGCAGACAATGCCCGAATGAATTTTCATATGGGCAATGTCGGAGATCATATCGCGTTACTTAAG GTATACAGTTCTTGGAAGGAGACCAACTTCTCGACTCAGTGGTGCTATGAAAACTATATCCAG GTCAGGAGCATGAAGCGTGCTAGAGATATTCGAGATCAGTTGGAGGGGTTACTGGAGCGGGTCGAAATTGAATTGATGTCAAATCCTGGTGATTTGGAAGCTATACGGAAGGCCATAACATCAG GATACTTTCCTCACTGTTCAAGACTTCAGAAGAATGGATCTTATAGAACTGTAAAACATCCTCAAACTGTTCATATCCATCCGAGTTCAGGTCTAGCACAG GTACTTCCAAGATGGGTTGTGTACTATGAGTTGGTACTTACGACTAAAGAATACATGCGGCAGGTTAGCGAACTAAAACCAGAATGGCTGATTGAAATAGCTCCTCATTTTTACCAGCTAAAGGACGTTGAAGATA CTGGATCGAAGAAAATGCCCCGCGGTGAGGGTCTCGCATCTGACATCAAAAGATAG
- the LOC141683923 gene encoding pre-mRNA-splicing factor ATP-dependent RNA helicase DEAH1-like isoform X2, translating to MRMPDAYDQEGGVNQEKRFSVAVERYRDLNAAEKMNPFAEQEAWEDHQIGKATMKFGSKDKKHDDYEFVFENQIEFIQDEVMKGDNYDGEAYGDSPDESIAKSAFEKLQADRKTLPVYPYREKLLEAVNEHQVLVIVGETGSGKTTQIPQYLHEAGYTKRGKIGCTQPRRVAAMSVSARVSQEMGVKLGHEVGYSIRFEDCTSEKTVIKYMTDGMLLREFLGEPDLSSYSVVMVDEAHERTLSTDILFGLVKDIARFRPDLKLLISSATLDAEKFSDYFDSAPIFIVPGRRFPVEINYTKAPEADYLDAAIVTALQIHVTQPPGDGDILVFLTGQEEIETAEEILKHRTRGLGTKIAELIICPIYANLPTELQAKIFERTPEGARKVVLATNIAETSLTIDGIKYVIDPGFVKMKSYSPRTGMESLLVTPISKASANQRAGRSGRTGPGKCFRLYTSHNYYNDLEDNTVPEIQRTNLANVVLSLKSLGIHDLVNFDFMDPPPEASLLKALELLFALSALNKKGELTKVGRKMAEFPLDPMLSKMIVASDKYKCSDEIISIAAMLSIGSSIFYRPKDKQVHADNARMNFHMGNVGDHIALLKVYSSWKETNFSTQWCYENYIQVRSMKRARDIRDQLEGLLERVEIELMSNPGDLEAIRKAITSGYFPHCSRLQKNGSYRTVKHPQTVHIHPSSGLAQVLPRWVVYYELVLTTKEYMRQVSELKPEWLIEIAPHFYQLKDVEDTGSKKMPRGEGLASDIKR from the exons ATGAG AATGCCAGATGCCTATGACCAGGAAGGCGGTGTAAATCAAGAGAAGAGATTTTCTGTGGCCGTGGAGCGTTACAG AGATCTAAATGCTGCAGAGAAAATGAACCCATTCGCAGAGCAAGAAGCATGGGAGGATCATCAGATTG GCAAGGCAACAATGAAATTTGGCTCAAAAGATAAAAAGCATGACGACTACGA GTTCGTCTTTGAAAACCAGATTGAGTTCATACAAGATGAAGTAATGAAGGGTGATAAT TATGACGGGGAGGCGTATGGCGATTCACCTGATGAATCTATTGCAAAATCAGCATTTGAGAAACTTCAG GCTGATAGGAAAACTTTACCAGTCTACCCATATAGGGAAAAGTTGCTTGAAGCTGTTAATGAACATCAG GTTCTTGTAATTGTTGGAGAAACTGGTTCCGGAAAGACTACACAGATACCTCAGTATCTCCATGAAGCTGGGTATACAAAACGTGGAAAG ATTGGATGTACCCAGCCTCGTCGTGTTGCTGCTATGAGTGTTTCTGCTAGAGTGTCACAGGAAATGGGAGTTAAACTTGGACATGAG GTTGGTTATTCAATTCGCTTTGAAGATTGCACTTCTGAGAAGACAGTTATCAAATATATGACAGATGGAATGTTGTTACGGGAATTTTTAGGGGAACCTGACCTTTCAAGTTACAG TGTTGTGATGGTGGATGAGGCTCATGAAAGAACGTTATCTACTGACATTTTGTTTGGTTTAGTTAAG GATATAGCTCGTTTTCGTCCTGATCTCAAGTTGCTCATCTCTAGTGCAACTCTTGATGCCGAGAAGTTCAGTGATTATTTTGACAGTGCTCCAATTTTCATAGTGCCGGGAAGGAGGTTCCCCGTTGAAATAAATTACACAAAAGCACCAGAGGCAGACTACTTGGATGCAGCCATCGTCACAGCTCTTCAAATTCACGTGACTCAACCTCCTGGAGATGGTGATATATTGGTTTTTCTTACTGGACAGGAAGAAATTGAGACAGCTGAGGAGATTCTGAAGCATCGGACAAGGGGTTTAGGAACAAAAATAGCAGAGCTGATTATTTGCCCTATATATGCTAACCTTCCAACAGAGCTGCAGGCAAAAATATTTGAACGTACTCCGGAAGGTGCGAGGAAGGTTGTCCTGGCCACAAATATTGCAGAAACCTCATTGACAATTGATGGGATTAAATATGTCATTGATCCAGGTTTTGTCAAGATGAAATCTTACAGTCCTCGTACTGGAATGGAGTCATTACTGGTCACCCCTATTTCAAAGGCATCGGCAAATCAACGTGCTGGTCGATCTGGTCGTACAGGTCCTGGAAAATGCTTCCGACTTTATACTTCCCATAACTATTACAATGACTTGGAAGATAACACGGTGCCTGAAATACAACGAACCAACCTTGCAAATGTTGTTCTTAGTCTAAAGAGCCTTGGCATCCATGATCTGGTGAACTTCGATTTCATGGATCCACCCCCAGAAGCGTCTTTATTGAAAGCTCTCGAGCTTCTATTTGCACTGAGTGCGCTTAATAAAAAAGGAGAGCTAACTAAAGTTGGAAGGAAAATGGCTGAGTTTCCTCTTGATCCCATGCTGTCCAAGATGATTGTTGCTTCTGACAAGTACAAATGTTCGGACGAGATCATATCAATTGCTGCGATGCTTTCAATTGGAAGTTCGATCTTTTATCGTCCAAAGGACAAACAGGTTCATGCAGACAATGCCCGAATGAATTTTCATATGGGCAATGTCGGAGATCATATCGCGTTACTTAAG GTATACAGTTCTTGGAAGGAGACCAACTTCTCGACTCAGTGGTGCTATGAAAACTATATCCAG GTCAGGAGCATGAAGCGTGCTAGAGATATTCGAGATCAGTTGGAGGGGTTACTGGAGCGGGTCGAAATTGAATTGATGTCAAATCCTGGTGATTTGGAAGCTATACGGAAGGCCATAACATCAG GATACTTTCCTCACTGTTCAAGACTTCAGAAGAATGGATCTTATAGAACTGTAAAACATCCTCAAACTGTTCATATCCATCCGAGTTCAGGTCTAGCACAG GTACTTCCAAGATGGGTTGTGTACTATGAGTTGGTACTTACGACTAAAGAATACATGCGGCAGGTTAGCGAACTAAAACCAGAATGGCTGATTGAAATAGCTCCTCATTTTTACCAGCTAAAGGACGTTGAAGATA CTGGATCGAAGAAAATGCCCCGCGGTGAGGGTCTCGCATCTGACATCAAAAGATAG